From a region of the Erythrobacter neustonensis genome:
- a CDS encoding type II and III secretion system protein family protein, giving the protein MTRNFKTKLLLAALVAVPMAAVPAGIAGAQQIVRPSQEIVLSIGKGELVTVPGTMADVFVANEDVADVQVKSQNQLYVFGKAGGETTVYASNARGEVIFSANIRVGSSIGTVSQMLALAMPDARVNVSTMGTNTVLLTGTVSAPEDAAEAERLVTAFIGKDANVISRLKTATPLQVNLHVKIAEVSRSLLREVGGNLTSIDGTGGFRFGVGTGRPLGGTKEWSSAGPLGTGNALAQSSFVLPDGTTIPGPAVDSRGGTSLAGLGKLFGINVLGALDLSERLGLVTTISEPNLTALSGETATFLAGGEFPIPVSQGLGQVTVQFRQFGVSLAYTPTVLSNGRISMRVRPEVSELSTQGAITLNGFQVPAITTRRTETTVELGSGQSFMIAGLMSANSQNQIEKAPGLGDVPILGNLFRSRGFRKGETELVIVVTPYLVNPVDAKDIALPTDGFRSANEFEQLLGYQNAAGNSGGMRPGPTAAEPTAPEPKVSAYDPAAIVPAGPAEPRRAEKKSRRPERAAKADAAAAPGFSL; this is encoded by the coding sequence ATGACACGCAACTTCAAGACCAAGCTGCTGCTGGCTGCGCTCGTCGCGGTGCCGATGGCAGCGGTGCCTGCCGGGATCGCAGGCGCCCAGCAGATCGTCCGCCCGTCGCAGGAAATCGTCCTGTCGATCGGCAAGGGCGAACTGGTGACGGTGCCTGGCACGATGGCCGATGTCTTCGTCGCCAACGAGGATGTCGCCGACGTTCAGGTCAAATCGCAGAACCAGCTCTATGTCTTCGGCAAGGCGGGCGGCGAGACCACGGTTTATGCCAGCAACGCGCGCGGCGAAGTGATCTTTTCGGCCAACATCCGCGTCGGATCGAGCATCGGCACCGTCTCGCAGATGCTCGCGCTGGCGATGCCCGATGCCCGCGTGAACGTGTCGACGATGGGCACCAACACCGTGCTGCTGACCGGCACCGTCTCCGCCCCTGAAGACGCGGCCGAGGCCGAACGCCTTGTCACCGCCTTCATCGGCAAGGACGCCAACGTCATCAGCCGCCTCAAGACCGCGACCCCGCTGCAGGTCAATCTGCACGTCAAGATCGCCGAAGTCAGCCGCAGCCTGCTGCGCGAGGTGGGCGGCAACCTCACTTCGATCGACGGCACGGGCGGCTTCCGCTTCGGTGTCGGCACGGGGCGGCCGCTGGGCGGAACCAAAGAATGGTCGTCTGCCGGGCCGCTGGGCACAGGCAATGCGCTTGCCCAAAGCTCCTTCGTCTTGCCCGATGGTACCACGATCCCCGGCCCCGCGGTCGATTCGCGCGGTGGCACATCACTCGCGGGTCTGGGCAAGCTGTTCGGGATCAACGTGCTGGGCGCGCTTGATCTGTCCGAACGCCTCGGCCTGGTCACCACGATCAGCGAACCCAATCTTACCGCGCTGTCGGGTGAAACCGCGACCTTCCTTGCGGGCGGCGAGTTTCCGATCCCGGTCTCGCAGGGCCTTGGCCAGGTGACGGTGCAGTTCCGCCAGTTCGGCGTCAGCCTCGCCTATACCCCGACCGTGCTGTCCAACGGCCGGATCTCGATGCGCGTGCGTCCTGAAGTGTCCGAGCTTTCGACACAGGGCGCGATCACGCTCAACGGGTTCCAGGTGCCCGCGATCACCACGCGCCGGACCGAGACGACCGTCGAACTGGGTTCGGGCCAAAGCTTCATGATCGCTGGCCTGATGTCCGCCAACTCGCAGAACCAGATCGAAAAGGCACCCGGGCTTGGCGACGTGCCGATCCTTGGCAACCTGTTCCGCAGCCGTGGCTTCAGGAAGGGCGAAACCGAGCTCGTTATCGTGGTCACCCCCTATCTGGTGAACCCGGTCGATGCGAAGGACATCGCATTGCCGACCGATGGTTTCCGTTCGGCCAACGAATTCGAGCAGCTGCTCGGCTATCAGAACGCGGCGGGCAATTCGGGCGGCATGCGCCCCGGCCCCACCGCTGCCGAGCCGACCGCGCCCGAACCCAAGGTCAGCGCCTACGACCCGGCTGCGATCGTGCCCGCAGGCCCCGCCGAGCCGCGCCGTGCGGAGAAGAAATCCCGTCGCCCCGAACGCGCTGCCAAGGCCGATGCCGCCGCTGCGCCGGGCTTCAGCCTCTAA
- a CDS encoding acetyl-CoA C-acetyltransferase codes for MSTAYIVEAVRTAGGRRGGRLAGVHPVDLLAKSLDAIVERSGIDPKAIDDVVTGCVSQAGEQAMQVGRMGVLASKLLPQSTPAVTIDRQCGSSQQAIQFAAQAVMSGTQDVVIASGVESMSRVPMGSNVTLHMKEGLYSKADGIEAKFPGINFSQFMGAEMIVKKHGFTKDDLDRFAYESHQRAIAATRGGAFEREIVGVEIDTPEGTQIHNVDEGIRFDATLEAIAGVKLIQPDGALTAASASQICDGSSAVLVVSEAALKAHGLTPLARIHNLTVTAGDPVIMLEEPLFATDRALQRAGMSIDDIDLYEVNEAFASVPLAWLKHTGADPARLNVNGGAIALGHPLGASGTKLMATLVHGLRARGKKYGLQTMCEGGGVANVTIVEAL; via the coding sequence CAGCATATATCGTCGAAGCCGTCCGCACTGCGGGCGGTCGCCGGGGCGGGCGTCTGGCCGGGGTGCATCCGGTCGATCTGCTGGCCAAGTCGCTCGATGCCATCGTCGAGCGCAGCGGGATCGATCCCAAGGCGATCGACGATGTGGTGACGGGCTGCGTCAGTCAGGCGGGCGAGCAGGCGATGCAGGTCGGGCGGATGGGCGTACTGGCGAGCAAGCTGCTCCCGCAATCGACCCCGGCAGTGACCATCGACCGCCAGTGCGGATCATCGCAGCAGGCGATCCAGTTTGCCGCGCAGGCCGTGATGAGCGGGACGCAGGACGTGGTCATCGCCAGCGGCGTCGAGAGCATGAGCCGCGTGCCGATGGGATCGAACGTGACGCTGCACATGAAGGAAGGCCTCTATTCCAAGGCCGACGGGATCGAAGCCAAGTTTCCCGGCATCAACTTCAGCCAGTTCATGGGCGCCGAGATGATCGTCAAGAAGCACGGCTTCACCAAGGACGATCTCGACCGATTTGCCTATGAAAGCCACCAGCGCGCGATTGCTGCGACGCGCGGCGGGGCGTTCGAGCGCGAGATCGTGGGCGTCGAGATCGACACGCCCGAGGGCACGCAGATCCACAACGTCGACGAAGGCATCCGTTTCGATGCCACGCTCGAAGCGATTGCGGGCGTCAAGCTGATCCAGCCCGATGGCGCGCTGACCGCGGCCTCTGCCAGCCAGATCTGCGACGGATCATCGGCGGTGCTGGTGGTGTCCGAAGCGGCGCTGAAGGCCCACGGCCTCACCCCGCTGGCGCGCATCCACAACCTGACCGTGACCGCGGGCGATCCGGTCATCATGCTCGAAGAACCGCTGTTCGCCACCGACCGGGCGTTGCAGCGTGCGGGCATGAGCATCGACGATATCGACCTTTACGAAGTCAACGAAGCCTTCGCCTCGGTGCCGCTCGCATGGCTCAAGCACACCGGGGCTGACCCGGCCCGGCTCAACGTCAACGGCGGCGCGATTGCGCTCGGCCACCCGCTCGGCGCGAGCGGCACCAAGCTGATGGCGACGCTGGTTCACGGCTTGCGTGCGCGCGGCAAGAAATACGGCCTCCAGACGATGTGCGAAGGCGGCGGCGTCGCCAACGTCACCATCGTCGAGGCGCTTTGA
- a CDS encoding crotonase/enoyl-CoA hydratase family protein, which yields MSDYTQIIVTKADGIATITLNRPDKMNAYTRTMGQEIIAAMDDIDADDKVRAVIFTGSGERAFCAGADLTPEGGGHVFSDPSEVDDLSDPKVRDGGGLLTLRLFESKKPLISACNGVAVGVGATMQLAMDIRLASETARYGFVFARRGIVPEAASSWFLPRLVGIQQALEWCYTGRIFDAAEAKSGGLVRSLHAPGDLLGAAQTLAREIADNTSAVSVAMTRAMMWRLMSADHPMEAHKIDSRAIYRLSRGADAKEGIASFLEKRAPAYPGRVSADMPDFYPWWDERAYG from the coding sequence ATGAGCGACTACACCCAGATCATCGTCACCAAGGCCGATGGCATCGCCACGATCACGCTGAACCGTCCCGACAAGATGAACGCCTATACCCGCACGATGGGTCAGGAGATCATCGCTGCGATGGACGATATCGATGCCGACGATAAGGTGCGCGCGGTGATCTTCACCGGCAGCGGCGAGCGCGCGTTCTGCGCCGGAGCCGATCTCACGCCGGAGGGCGGGGGCCATGTGTTCTCCGACCCGAGCGAGGTCGATGATCTGTCCGATCCCAAGGTGCGCGACGGCGGTGGTCTGCTGACGCTGCGCCTGTTCGAGAGCAAGAAGCCGCTGATCTCGGCCTGCAACGGCGTGGCGGTGGGCGTAGGGGCGACCATGCAGCTGGCGATGGACATCCGCCTTGCCAGCGAAACCGCGCGCTACGGCTTCGTCTTTGCGCGTCGCGGGATCGTGCCCGAGGCCGCATCGAGCTGGTTCCTGCCGCGGCTGGTCGGCATCCAGCAAGCCCTGGAATGGTGCTATACTGGGCGGATTTTCGATGCGGCAGAGGCAAAGTCTGGCGGGCTGGTGCGGTCGCTTCATGCACCGGGCGATCTGCTTGGCGCGGCACAAACGCTCGCGCGCGAGATCGCCGACAACACCAGTGCGGTGTCGGTGGCGATGACGCGGGCGATGATGTGGCGGTTGATGAGCGCGGATCATCCGATGGAAGCGCACAAGATCGACAGCCGCGCGATCTACCGCCTCAGCCGAGGAGCGGACGCGAAGGAAGGGATCGCCAGCTTCCTCGAAAAGCGCGCGCCCGCCTATCCCGGCCGGGTCAGCGCCGACATGCCCGATTTCTATCCCTGGTGGGATGAACGCGCCTATGGCTGA
- a CDS encoding SDR family NAD(P)-dependent oxidoreductase translates to MEVSANTPAVVTGGASGLGAATARALAAKGAKVAIFDMNEEKGEALAAEIGGIFCKVNVTSDEDVDAGFAKAREAHGQERILVNCAGIGNAIKTASRSKEDGSIKHFPVSAFDFVIQVNLIGTFRCIAKSAAGMLTLDPLDEFGERGAIVNTASVAGEDGQIGQAAYSASKAGVIGMTLPIARDLMNEGIRINTILPGIFDTPLLAAAPQNVRDALAASVPFPKRLGIPTEYAKLAMTMIETGYFNGEDVRLDGGIRMAPR, encoded by the coding sequence ATGGAAGTTTCAGCCAACACTCCCGCCGTCGTCACCGGCGGTGCCTCGGGCCTTGGTGCGGCCACCGCGCGCGCGCTGGCGGCCAAGGGCGCCAAGGTCGCGATCTTCGACATGAACGAGGAAAAGGGCGAGGCCCTCGCTGCCGAAATCGGCGGCATCTTCTGCAAGGTCAACGTGACCAGCGATGAAGACGTCGATGCCGGTTTCGCCAAGGCCCGCGAAGCCCACGGGCAGGAGCGTATCCTCGTCAACTGCGCCGGCATCGGCAACGCGATCAAGACCGCCAGCCGTTCCAAGGAAGACGGCTCGATCAAGCACTTCCCCGTCTCGGCCTTCGATTTCGTGATCCAGGTCAATCTGATCGGCACCTTCCGCTGCATCGCCAAGTCGGCGGCGGGCATGCTGACGCTCGATCCGCTGGACGAATTCGGTGAGCGCGGCGCGATCGTCAACACCGCGTCTGTGGCGGGCGAGGACGGTCAGATCGGTCAGGCGGCATACTCGGCATCGAAGGCCGGCGTGATCGGCATGACGCTCCCCATCGCGCGCGACCTGATGAACGAAGGCATCCGCATCAACACCATCCTGCCGGGCATTTTCGATACCCCGCTGCTCGCCGCAGCGCCGCAGAACGTGCGCGATGCGCTGGCCGCGTCGGTGCCGTTCCCCAAGCGTCTGGGCATCCCCACCGAATATGCCAAGCTCGCCATGACGATGATCGAAACCGGCTATTTCAATGGCGAGGACGTGCGCCTCGACGGCGGCATCCGGATGGCCCCGCGCTAA
- a CDS encoding MarR family winged helix-turn-helix transcriptional regulator — protein sequence MAELESGDLAGFLPYQLSVTSNAVSSLIAERYRKRFALKIPEWRVMAVLGDAGGAGGGMTQRALTAATLMDKVAVNRAVKVLEDRGLIARLPNPGDGRSHHLALTDEGRAIHAEVMPLARATEADLLAELEPAQREALRGLLASLRARATALAQHS from the coding sequence ATGGCTGAATTGGAAAGCGGCGATCTGGCAGGCTTTCTGCCTTATCAGCTGTCGGTCACCTCGAACGCGGTCAGCAGCCTGATCGCCGAACGCTATCGCAAGCGGTTTGCGCTCAAGATCCCTGAATGGCGGGTGATGGCGGTGCTGGGCGATGCCGGCGGCGCGGGCGGGGGGATGACCCAGCGCGCGCTGACCGCGGCGACGCTGATGGACAAGGTCGCGGTCAACCGCGCGGTCAAGGTGCTCGAAGATCGCGGGCTGATCGCGCGCCTGCCCAATCCGGGCGACGGGCGGTCGCATCATCTGGCGCTGACGGACGAAGGCCGCGCGATCCATGCCGAGGTGATGCCGCTGGCGCGTGCGACCGAGGCCGATCTGCTCGCCGAACTCGAGCCGGCCCAGCGTGAGGCGCTGCGCGGTCTGCTGGCATCGCTGCGCGCGCGTGCGACGGCGCTGGCGCAACATTCATGA
- a CDS encoding pilus assembly protein CpaE: MNAPWKSGIPGNRDPFSAYICDDAALDVIRPVVIEMGWAPEKCNKGGLRNAVQSLSVSASPAILLVDLSESGDPLNDINALAEVCEPGTVVIAIGQVNDVRLYRDLLASGIHDYLLKPLSPQQMHDALGQALAQFMAPKSGDADGAKRHISTAVVGTRGGVGASTLATSLAWLFSDHHKAATALLDLDVHFGTGALALDLEPGRGLTDAIENPSRIDPLFIERAMVRAGDNLSILSAEAPINQPLMTDGAAFVQLEDEFRQAFEMTVIDLPRNMLINFPQLLADVNLVVLTCELTLASARDTIRILAWLKTNASHAHPMIVANKVQPGLSEISKADFEASIERKVDFVVPYDVKAAANAAKLGQVFVDANRSSKATAAIRQIAERVMGVSTEDDVAAAGEKKSLLGNFDIKALLPKKTKGEAAVVQ, translated from the coding sequence ATGAATGCTCCCTGGAAATCCGGCATCCCCGGCAACCGCGACCCCTTCTCGGCCTATATCTGCGATGACGCTGCGCTGGACGTGATCCGTCCGGTGGTGATCGAAATGGGCTGGGCCCCGGAAAAGTGCAACAAGGGCGGCCTGCGCAATGCAGTGCAATCGCTCTCGGTCAGCGCCTCGCCCGCAATCCTGCTGGTCGACCTGTCCGAAAGCGGCGACCCGCTCAACGATATCAACGCGCTCGCCGAAGTGTGCGAACCGGGAACGGTGGTGATCGCGATCGGGCAGGTCAATGACGTGCGCCTCTACCGCGACCTGCTGGCCAGCGGGATCCACGACTACCTGCTGAAACCGCTCTCGCCGCAACAGATGCACGATGCGCTGGGTCAGGCGCTGGCACAGTTCATGGCGCCCAAGTCGGGCGATGCCGATGGGGCCAAGCGCCACATCTCCACCGCTGTCGTGGGCACCCGCGGCGGGGTCGGCGCATCGACGCTGGCGACGTCGCTCGCGTGGCTGTTTTCCGACCACCACAAGGCCGCGACCGCGCTGCTCGATCTCGATGTCCACTTCGGCACCGGCGCGCTCGCGCTCGATCTGGAGCCGGGCCGCGGCCTGACCGACGCGATCGAAAACCCGAGCCGGATCGACCCCTTGTTCATCGAACGCGCGATGGTGCGCGCTGGTGACAACCTCTCGATCCTGTCCGCCGAAGCCCCGATCAACCAGCCGCTGATGACCGATGGCGCCGCCTTCGTGCAGCTGGAAGACGAGTTCCGGCAGGCGTTCGAGATGACGGTGATCGATCTGCCGCGCAACATGCTGATCAATTTCCCGCAGCTTCTGGCAGATGTGAACCTGGTGGTGCTGACCTGCGAACTCACACTCGCCTCGGCGCGCGACACGATCCGCATTCTGGCCTGGCTCAAGACCAATGCCAGCCACGCGCATCCGATGATCGTCGCCAACAAGGTGCAGCCGGGCCTGTCCGAAATCAGCAAGGCCGATTTCGAAGCCTCGATCGAACGCAAGGTCGACTTCGTCGTGCCTTACGACGTCAAGGCGGCGGCCAATGCGGCAAAGCTGGGCCAGGTGTTCGTCGATGCCAACCGTTCGAGCAAGGCGACCGCGGCCATCCGCCAGATCGCCGAGCGCGTGATGGGCGTCAGCACCGAGGACGACGTTGCCGCCGCCGGCGAGAAAAAGTCGCTGCTGGGCAATTTCGATATCAAGGCGCTGCTGCCCAAGAAGACCAAGGGCGAAGCGGCGGTGGTGCAGTAA
- a CDS encoding CpaD family pilus assembly protein translates to MPSNNLLTSVKQPVVSTTNYTFDLNTTPGGVPVSEQQRLNGWFEAMDLRYGDRIAIENPGQNPAVNSAIRDIAGRYGLMISETAPVTAGYLQPGLARVVITRSSASVPGCPDWSEKSDMNYRNGLSSGYGCAVNSNLAAMIADPQDLLEGKKGSGETVIATGTKAISTYREMEPTGKGGLQEASTAGSGGGSGGN, encoded by the coding sequence ATGCCGAGCAACAACCTGCTCACCAGCGTCAAGCAGCCGGTGGTCTCGACCACCAACTACACCTTCGACCTCAACACCACGCCGGGCGGCGTTCCGGTGTCCGAACAGCAACGGCTGAACGGCTGGTTCGAGGCGATGGACCTGCGCTACGGCGACCGGATCGCGATCGAGAACCCCGGCCAGAACCCGGCAGTGAACAGCGCGATCCGCGATATTGCCGGGCGTTATGGTCTGATGATCAGCGAAACCGCACCGGTCACCGCAGGCTATCTCCAGCCGGGTCTGGCGCGCGTCGTGATCACCCGTTCCAGCGCAAGCGTGCCGGGCTGCCCCGACTGGTCGGAAAAGTCGGACATGAATTACCGCAATGGTCTGAGCTCGGGCTACGGCTGCGCGGTCAACAGCAATCTGGCGGCGATGATCGCCGATCCGCAGGACCTGCTCGAAGGCAAGAAGGGTTCGGGCGAGACCGTGATCGCGACCGGAACCAAGGCCATCTCGACCTATCGTGAAATGGAACCGACCGGCAAGGGCGGCTTGCAGGAAGCCAGCACTGCCGGAAGCGGCGGCGGCTCAGGAGGTAACTAA
- a CDS encoding type II secretion system F family protein produces the protein MINQPSGPTLLGFDVVLVGTLLVGLAAFAAMLAIYAAVTIRDPMAKRVRALEARRDQLKAGIVTSSAKKRTSLVRRTDTTDKVKSSLDRLNVLQDSQIKVIQQKLAHAGYRNKELAVLIIGARAIAPLVVGAVMGFLIYVVEFWPDWGPMTRLGAFAMSVFLSYKGPEIYLSNKATKRTKEIQKGLPDALDLLVICAEAGLTVDAAFNRVAKELGRAYPELGDEFALTAIELSFLNERRHAFNNLAYRVNLEAVKGVVTTMIQTERYGTPLASALRVLSAEFRNERMMRAEEKAARLPAIMTVPLIVFILPTLFVVILGPAACSISDNLVK, from the coding sequence ATGATCAATCAACCTTCCGGCCCCACTCTGCTCGGCTTCGATGTCGTCCTCGTCGGCACGCTGCTGGTCGGGCTCGCCGCCTTTGCCGCGATGCTGGCGATCTATGCCGCGGTCACGATCCGCGACCCGATGGCCAAGCGCGTGCGCGCGCTCGAAGCACGGCGCGATCAGCTTAAAGCCGGGATCGTCACGTCCTCGGCCAAGAAACGCACCAGCCTGGTGCGCCGCACCGACACCACCGACAAGGTCAAGTCGAGCCTCGACCGGCTCAACGTGCTCCAGGACAGCCAGATCAAAGTGATCCAGCAGAAGCTGGCGCATGCCGGCTACCGCAACAAGGAGCTGGCGGTGCTGATCATCGGGGCGCGCGCGATCGCGCCGCTGGTGGTCGGCGCGGTGATGGGCTTCCTGATCTACGTCGTCGAATTCTGGCCCGACTGGGGCCCGATGACGCGGCTGGGCGCTTTTGCGATGAGCGTGTTCCTGTCCTACAAGGGGCCCGAAATCTATCTCAGCAACAAGGCGACCAAGCGCACCAAGGAAATCCAGAAAGGCCTGCCAGACGCGCTCGACCTTCTCGTGATCTGCGCCGAAGCGGGTCTGACAGTCGATGCCGCCTTCAACCGCGTCGCCAAGGAACTGGGCCGCGCCTATCCCGAACTGGGCGACGAGTTCGCGCTGACCGCGATCGAGCTGAGCTTCCTCAACGAACGGCGCCATGCGTTCAACAACCTGGCCTACCGCGTCAATCTCGAAGCGGTGAAGGGCGTGGTGACCACCATGATCCAGACCGAACGCTACGGCACCCCGCTCGCCTCGGCGCTGCGGGTGCTGTCGGCCGAATTCCGCAACGAACGCATGATGCGCGCCGAGGAGAAGGCCGCACGCCTGCCCGCGATCATGACCGTGCCGCTTATCGTCTTCATCCTTCCGACGCTGTTCGTGGTCATTCTTGGCCCGGCGGCGTGCTCGATCTCGGACAATCTCGTCAAGTAG
- a CDS encoding type II secretion system F family protein, which translates to MDFFQTLLITLVIFSVLVMGYVLLSGSGTKKAQKRRVESLRYRHSDSLDAKVDAQFKRAIAARKPKTHKVAGSGSRTEALAMRLNRTGKSWTVTQYLYTSVGIALGVAVVIFALTRAPLLSLGVGLFLGAGLPHFWVGRLISKRTNAFITKFPDGIELLVRGLRSGLPVTETLQIVSTEVPGPVGYEFKSVIDRIKVGKTMEDALQDTADKLGIAEFNFFTITLAIQRETGGNLAETLSNLADVLRKRAQMKLKIRAMSSESKASAYIVGSLPFLVFFAILYINPDYMMTFFTDDRLIVAGLGGGVWMGIGVFIMAKMVNFEI; encoded by the coding sequence ATGGACTTCTTCCAAACGCTGCTGATCACGCTGGTGATCTTCTCCGTGCTGGTCATGGGGTATGTCCTGCTGTCCGGTTCGGGCACGAAGAAGGCGCAGAAGCGTCGCGTCGAATCCTTGCGCTATCGCCATTCGGACAGCCTCGATGCCAAGGTCGATGCGCAGTTCAAGCGCGCCATTGCTGCACGCAAGCCCAAGACCCACAAGGTCGCAGGTTCCGGTTCGCGCACCGAAGCGCTGGCGATGCGGCTCAACCGCACGGGCAAGTCGTGGACGGTCACGCAATATCTCTACACCTCGGTCGGCATCGCGCTGGGCGTGGCGGTGGTGATTTTCGCACTCACCCGCGCGCCGCTGCTGTCGCTAGGCGTGGGTCTGTTCCTCGGGGCTGGCCTGCCGCATTTCTGGGTCGGGCGCCTGATCAGCAAGCGCACCAATGCCTTCATCACCAAGTTTCCGGACGGGATCGAACTCCTCGTGCGCGGTCTCAGATCGGGCCTGCCCGTAACCGAGACGCTGCAGATCGTCTCGACCGAAGTGCCCGGCCCTGTCGGCTATGAATTCAAGTCGGTGATCGACCGCATCAAGGTCGGCAAGACGATGGAAGACGCGTTGCAGGACACCGCCGACAAGCTGGGCATCGCCGAATTCAACTTCTTCACGATCACCTTGGCGATCCAGCGCGAGACCGGCGGCAACCTTGCCGAAACGCTGTCGAACCTGGCCGATGTGCTGCGCAAGCGCGCGCAAATGAAGCTCAAGATCCGCGCGATGAGCTCGGAATCGAAGGCATCGGCCTACATCGTCGGCTCGCTGCCGTTCCTGGTGTTCTTCGCCATTCTCTACATCAACCCCGATTACATGATGACCTTCTTCACCGACGATCGCCTGATCGTGGCGGGTCTGGGCGGCGGTGTGTGGATGGGCATCGGCGTGTTCATCATGGCCAAGATGGTCAACTTCGAGATCTGA